The genomic segment ATCCTGGTGATGCAGCCGCACATTCTCATCCTCGACGAACCCACGTCCCAGCTGGATCCCATCGGGACGGAGCAAGTCTTTGAGGTCATCGACCTCATGAAGCGGCGCGGCATCACCGTCATCTTGGTCGAGCACAAGCTGGAGCTGATTTCGCGCTTTGCCGACAAGGTGGTCGTGCTGCGCGACGGGCGCGTGCTGCTGAGCGGCGGGCTGCGGGAAGTGTTTGCTCATCCCGACTTTGAACGCTCCGGGCTGAAGCCGCCCGTTTACGTCGAGGTCAGCGAGGCGGCCAGGCGCCGCTTCGGCGTCGACGTTCCGGTCGCGCTGACCCATGAAGAATGCGTCGCCGTGCTGCGATCGGTGGACCGGCGAGGTGGCTGCTGATGGCCATTGTGGTGTCGAACCTGGTGTACCGGTACCCGAACGGGTACGAAGCGCTGAAAGGCGTCAACTTGCGCATTGAGGCCGGCGAGCAGGTGGCCATCATCGGGCAGAACGGCGCGGGAAAGACGTCGCTGGTCAAGCACTTCAACGGGCTGCTGAAACCGTCGGAAGGCCAGGTGACGGTCAACGGCGTCGACACGCGGGAGAAGACCACCGCCCAGCTGGCTCGCCTCGTCGGGTACGTGTTCCAAAATCCCGACGACCAGCTGTTCAATTCGACCATTCGCGAAGAGCTGCGCTTCGGGCCGCGGCAGCTGGGCATGCCGGCCGAGGAGATCGACAAGGCGGTGGAAAGGGTCGCGCAGCTCACCGGTCTGCAAGACGTGCTGGACAAGAACCCTTACGACGTCTCCGAGTCGGCCCGGAAAATGATCGCCATCGGGTCGGTGCTGACCATGGACCCGGACATTATCGTCATGGACGAGCCGACGGCCGGGCAGAGCTACGACCAAATCCTGGTTCTGGAGTCGATCCTGGCGTACGCGCGCCGGCGCGGCAAGACCGTCATCACCATCACCCACGACATGGAGTTCGTGGCGCGCAATTTCGACCGCGTCATCGTGATGCACGAAGGGCAAGTCCTGATGGACGGCACGCCGCGCGAAGTGTTCGCTCGGCCGGACGTGTTGGCCGCGAGCCGCCTGCGGCCGCCGTTCCTGAGCCGCCTCAGCGCCGAGCTGGGCTTGCCGCTCTGTTTCACCGTTCAGGAGCTTCTCGACGCGCTGGCTGCGAGCAAGGCGTGACGGCAACGCCCGGGCGCCGGCTTTGCGCGTTGCGCGGCGCTTGGGGGGCGCTTGGGCGGCGCACCTGCGGTGCTTGTTTAGCGCTCGTGCAGCGCCTGTGCAGCGCTTCTGCGGAGCTCGTGGGGCGCCGCCGAGGCACGGGCGCGTCGCGGAGCCACAGGACAAGGCCCCGCGACGAAGGGCCGGCTGCCCAAAGAGCAGGGGCTCACGGCCGCACCACATACACGATGCGGCGCCAGGCCGCCAGAAACCGCGCCAGCGGGTAGCGGCGCGGTACGTCTTCGTCGGCATAGGCGGCCGGATCGTTGGCGAGGACGAAGCGTTGGCCGCCTTCCTCCGCCAGACCCGTGACGACCAGCAGGTGGCCGGCCGGGTACGGCAGGACCGCGCCCGGCAGCGGCTCCTCTTTCGGCGTGCGGACGGAAGCGATGACGGGGACGCCCTGTTTCAGGTATTCCTTGACGTCCTCCAGCGACTCGCAGTATTCCACCCAGGCGGTGAAGCCTTGCTCGCCGGCGTAGGCGACGTTGTAGGACCAGTTGCCGTAGATGCCCGCACCGTTGTCCTTCACGCCCGCCGCGACTTGTTCCGTAGGCTGGTCGACGCCGTAGTATTGCAGCACCATCGCCAAGGACGTCGGGCTGCAGATTTCCCGGCCAATGCGGGGAATCGGCAGCTGGGCGCGGGCGGGGACCGTGAGCGCTACGTTTTCGTGAACGTAAGGCCGCGGCTGGGGAGCGACCGGCGCGACCGTGAAGGCGACGAGCCGCACCCGCGGCGTGGAGCCCTGCGCCGCCGCTTTGGCGGCGCGCTCCAGGTGCAGCCGGAAGCGGACGGCGTCCGCGGCCCCGTTCGGGATCCGGAGCAGGTCCACGTCCAGCACCGCCAGCGCGTCGCGCTGCCCCGCTACACTGCCGGCGCTCGCACCGTCCGCGGCCCATTTTCCGTACGTGAACCAGCGGCTCCACGTCCCTTGGACTTGCACTTGCACCGCCAGTTCCAAAAAGGCGCCCGGCGGCGTCCTGGCGTTCCAAGACGCCACCAGTTCGGTGAAGGCGGGCAAAGGAAGGGCGGGGGAAACGGCCCTGCCGGGACGAACGTCCCGGGCGAGGATAAACGTCTGCAGTGGAAGGTTTCGGAAGGTGTAGGACAGAAATTCCTGGAAGTAATAATCGAAACGCGCCGGCGCCGTCGGCGGCCGGCGCGTGGCCGGGCCAACACGTCTGGCCTGAGCCGACGCCACAAAATAGGAGGGGAGTTGTGTCCACCGATGAGTGGGCGGCGGTATCGTCTTGCCGTATTCGTTCTCATCCTTGCGTTGGCAGCCGCGTACCCGGCCGTGGCCAGCGCGGCTGAGCTCGTCATCATGGCCACCACGGACATCCACGCGAACATCTATGCGTGGGACTATTACGCCAATCAACCGAGCGACAACGTCGGTCTGGCCAAGATTTACACCTTGGTCAAAGAGATCCGGGCGAGCCATCCCAATACGCTGTTGTTCGACAACGGCGACCTGATCCAGGGTACTCCGCTGGCGTCGTACCTGGTCGCCAACGGGTTGCCCGCGCCGGGCGAAGTGCACCCCATCATCGACGTCATGAACCGGATGGGCTACGACGCGGCGACGCTGGGCAACCACGAGTTCAACTTCGGGCTTGACTACGCGCTGAATACGATCGCCGGCGCCCAATTCCCGTACGTGCTGGCCAACGTTTATCATCCGGGCACGCAGGATCCGTACTTCACGCCGTACGTCATCCTGGAGCGCACCATCGACGGCCAGCCGATCCGGATTGGCGTCATCGGCTTCGTGCCGCCGCAGATCATGGTGTGGGACCGCACCAACCTGACGGGCAAGGTGGAGGCGGGCTCCATCATCGAGGCGGCGCAGCGGTTCGTGCCTGAGATGAAGGCCAAGGGCGCGGACATCGTCATCGCCCTGGCGCACACGGGCGCGACGCCGGGCAACCGGTCGGAGAACGCGGCGTACACGCTGGCCGAAGAGGTGCCCGGCATCGACGTCATCATCGTCGGCCACTCGCACCTGGAGATCCCGGGCCCCGGCTTGGCGGACGTGCCCGACGGCAAGGTCAACGGCGTGCAGCTGGTGCAGCCGGGCTTCTGGGGCCAGTACCTGGGCGTCGTGACGCTGACGCTGGAGCGCGAAGGCGGCACCTGGAAGGTCGTGGACAGCAAGGCGGAGCTGCGCTCCACGGCCGGTGTCGAGCCGTCGCCGGAAGTCATGGAGTGGGCCAAGGACGTGCACGAGGCCACCGTGGCTTACGTGAACACGCCCATTGGAATCACGCTGACGCCCATCTCCAGCCGGGCCAGCTTGCTGACGGACACCGCGGTCATCCAGCTCATCAACGACGTGCAGCTGTATTACGCGCGGCAGTGGCTGCAGGGCACCGAGTATGAGGACCTGCCGTTGCTGTCGGCGGCGGCGCCGTACAAGAGCGGCCGCGGCGGCGAGCTGGACTTCACCGAGATCGCGGCGGGCGGCATCACCATCGGCGACGTGGCGTCCATCTACATCTACGACAACACCGTCAAGATCCTGAAGATCACGGGCGCCGAGCTGAAGGCGTGGCTGGAGCACGCCGCGCAGAAGTTCCATCAGGTCGTGACGCCGGGCCGCGGCGAAGAGCCGCTCTACACGGACTTCCGCGGCTACAACTTCGACCAGATCGACGGCGTCGAGTACCAGATCGACATCACGAAGCCGCTGGGCGAGCGGATCGTCAACCTGACGTACCAAGGCGAGCCCGTCCGGCCGGACCAGGAGTTCCTGATCGTCACCAATAACTACCGGGCCGACGGCGGCGGCAACTTCCCGGCCACGGGCGCCAACCAGCGCCTGGTGCTGGATCCGGGCGTCGCGAACCGCGAGCTGATCGTCCAGTACATCATCGAGCACGGCGTCATCGAGCCGAATCCCGACCACAACTGGTCGCTGGTGCCGAACTTCCTGAATCACCCGCAGGCGCAGTTCGTGTATGAGCTGATCAAGCGCGGCGCCTATGTGGGTGACCTGGAAGGCCGGCTGTTGCTGGATGCGCCGCTGACCCAGAAGGTCTGGGCCGATATGGTATACCGGGCGCTGGGCCTGCGGCTGGCGGTGGATGAGCCGGCGGCCGTGGTGACGGCGGCCCAGGCGGTGCGCGACCTGGCGGCCTACCTGCCCGGCAGCGTGGTGGCGGCCGCGGGCGACGATGTGCTGACGCAGGCCGACGCGGCGCAGCTGCTGGTGGGCGTGCTGGCCGTGGCGGACGTGGTCAGCGCTCGGTGAATCCCCTCGCTGCCCGGGCGCGCAGCGCCGGGCGGACAAAGGAATAAGGGCAACCGATGCGGAGCCGGCCTGGGGGCCGGCTCCGTTTTGTTTTCCGCCGGGACAAACGTCGCTAGCCCGGGATGAACGTCCGTTTTTGGGCCGTTTGGGAAGGTTTGACAGCGGGGAAGCGTGAAGTAAAATTTCGCAAGCAGCGAATCGGTACAGGAGCGGGTGCCGGGATGACCTTAGGCGTCCCGGGCCGCAACCAACGCGCAGGAGGGGAGTTAGTCGTCGATGAGCGGACGGTGGTATCGTCACGTCGCCTTCGTGCTGGCGCTGGCCTTGGCCGTCGCTGTGCCGGCCGTGGCTCGCGCGGCCGAGCTGGTCATCATGGCCACCACGGACATCCACGCGAACATCTACCCGTGGGACTACTACGCCAATAGACCGAACGACAACGTCGGTCTGGCCAAGATTTACACCTTGGTCAAAGAGATCCGGGCGAGCCATCCCAATACGCTGTTGTTCGACAACGGCGACCTGATCCAGGGTACTCCGCTGGCGTCGTACCTGGTCGCCAACGGGTTGCCCGCGCCGGGCGAAGTGCACCCCATCATCGACGTCATGAACCGGATGGGCTACGACGCGGCGACGCTGGGCAACCACGAGTTCAACTTCGGGCTTGACTACGCGCTGAATACGATCGCCGGCGCCCAATTCCCGTACGTGCTGGCCAACGTTTATCATCCGGGCACGCAGGATCCGTACTTCACGCCGTACGTCATCCTGGAGCGCACCATCGACGGCCAGCCGATCCGGATTGGCGTCATCGGCTTCGTGCCGCCGCAGATCATGGTGTGGGACCGCACCAACCTGACGGGCAAGGTGGAGGCGGGCTCCATCATCGAGGCGGCGCAGCGGTTCGTGCCTGAGATGAAGGCCAAGGGCGCGGACATCGTCATCGCCCTGGCGCACACGGGCGCGACGCCGGGCAACCGGTCGGAGAACGCGGCGTACACGCTGGCCGAAGAGGTGCCCGGCATCGACGTCATCATCGTCGGCCACTCGCACCGGGTCATCCCCGGCCCTGGCTTGGAAGTTGCGCCCGACGGCAAGGTCAACGGCGTGCAGCTGGTGCAGCCGGGCTTCTGGGGCCAGTACCTGGGC from the Bacillota bacterium genome contains:
- a CDS encoding ABC transporter ATP-binding protein; its protein translation is MAIVVSNLVYRYPNGYEALKGVNLRIEAGEQVAIIGQNGAGKTSLVKHFNGLLKPSEGQVTVNGVDTREKTTAQLARLVGYVFQNPDDQLFNSTIREELRFGPRQLGMPAEEIDKAVERVAQLTGLQDVLDKNPYDVSESARKMIAIGSVLTMDPDIIVMDEPTAGQSYDQILVLESILAYARRRGKTVITITHDMEFVARNFDRVIVMHEGQVLMDGTPREVFARPDVLAASRLRPPFLSRLSAELGLPLCFTVQELLDALAASKA
- a CDS encoding bifunctional 2',3'-cyclic-nucleotide 2'-phosphodiesterase/3'-nucleotidase, which codes for MSGRRYRLAVFVLILALAAAYPAVASAAELVIMATTDIHANIYAWDYYANQPSDNVGLAKIYTLVKEIRASHPNTLLFDNGDLIQGTPLASYLVANGLPAPGEVHPIIDVMNRMGYDAATLGNHEFNFGLDYALNTIAGAQFPYVLANVYHPGTQDPYFTPYVILERTIDGQPIRIGVIGFVPPQIMVWDRTNLTGKVEAGSIIEAAQRFVPEMKAKGADIVIALAHTGATPGNRSENAAYTLAEEVPGIDVIIVGHSHLEIPGPGLADVPDGKVNGVQLVQPGFWGQYLGVVTLTLEREGGTWKVVDSKAELRSTAGVEPSPEVMEWAKDVHEATVAYVNTPIGITLTPISSRASLLTDTAVIQLINDVQLYYARQWLQGTEYEDLPLLSAAAPYKSGRGGELDFTEIAAGGITIGDVASIYIYDNTVKILKITGAELKAWLEHAAQKFHQVVTPGRGEEPLYTDFRGYNFDQIDGVEYQIDITKPLGERIVNLTYQGEPVRPDQEFLIVTNNYRADGGGNFPATGANQRLVLDPGVANRELIVQYIIEHGVIEPNPDHNWSLVPNFLNHPQAQFVYELIKRGAYVGDLEGRLLLDAPLTQKVWADMVYRALGLRLAVDEPAAVVTAAQAVRDLAAYLPGSVVAAAGDDVLTQADAAQLLVGVLAVADVVSAR